Proteins from a genomic interval of Pan paniscus chromosome Y, NHGRI_mPanPan1-v2.0_pri, whole genome shotgun sequence:
- the LOC129395573 gene encoding testis-specific Y-encoded protein 3-like, with the protein MSVHLFDLNQIANHPQMSALITDEDEDMLSYMVSLEVEEEKHPVHLCKIMLFFRSNPYFQNEVITKEYLVNITEYRASHSTPIEWYPYYEVEAYRRRHHSSSLNFFNWFSDHNFAGSNKIAEILCKDLWRNPLQYYKRMKPPEEGTETSGDSQLLS; encoded by the exons ATGTCAGTGCA TCTCTTTGACCTAAATCAGATTGCAAACCACCCCCAGATGTCAGCCCTGATCACTGACGAAGATGAAGACATGCTGAGCTACATGGTCAGCCTGGAG GTGGAAGAAGAGAAGCATCCTGTTCATCTCTGCAAGATCATGTTGTTCTTTCGGAGTAACCCCTACTTCCAGAATGAAGTGATTACCAAGGAATATCTGGTGAACATCACAG aatacagggcttctcattccactccaattgagTGGTATCCGTATTATGAAGTGGAGGCCTATCGCCGCAGACACCACAGCAGCAGCCTTAACTTCTTCAActggttctctgaccacaacttcGCAGGATCTAACAAGATTGCTGAG ATCCTATGTAAGGACCTGTGGCGCAATCCCCTGCAATACTACAAGAGGATGAAGCCACCTGAAGAGGGAACAGAGACGTCAG GGGACTCCCAGTTGTTGAGTTGA